The genomic segment CTGCGGGCGGCTGCCGCCCAGCTCCACCTACGAGAAGCTGCTGGGGCTGCGGGGCGGCGTGGAGGCGGGCGTGCAGGCCAGCTGCATGCAGGAGCGCGCCATCCAGACGGACTTTGCGCACTGCCAGCCCGACCTGGACACCCTCCTGGAGAAGGTGATGAAATCCCAAGCGTGCAGCTTGGGCAGCCCCACCTCAGTTTGGGTGTCCGAGATGGAAGACGTG from the Meleagris gallopavo isolate NT-WF06-2002-E0010 breed Aviagen turkey brand Nicholas breeding stock unplaced genomic scaffold, Turkey_5.1 ChrUn_random_7180001874794, whole genome shotgun sequence genome contains:
- the LOC109364601 gene encoding syntaphilin-like; protein product: GRLPPSSTYEKLLGLRGGVEAGVQASCMQERAIQTDFAHCQPDLDTLLEKVMKSQACSLGSPTSVWVSEMEDVAPGCEMPNPAGVMDLEPEDGEVPHNPTVQQPPSAGPSVAIACAPEEDATAEPGCDGAPSKSYWSRHFIVDLL